Genomic window (Dyadobacter fanqingshengii):
ATCGCATCCACCCGTGCCACGAGCAACGCTTTGTCAAATGGCTTGCTAATGTAATCGTCCGCGCCGCCTTCAATGCCTTTCAACCGCGATTCCTGGGAAGTGCTGGCTGTCAGCAGATAACCGGAATGTGGCTCAATGTCAAGTCCCTTTTGATCTGGCCGCACATCTCAATCCCGCTGATACCATCCATGAAAACATCGCTGATGACAATGTCAGGCAAATGTTTTCTTACCAGCGCGATGCCATCTTCGCCATTCTCTGCCTGCAAAAGCTTAAATTTTCCGGTAAATGCCTGGCCAATATATTGCCTGATATCCGCGTCGTCTTCCACGATCAGCATGGTTTTGATATCGGAGCTAAGCTCTTCCACAACCATTTGATGTTTGGAAATAGCAGATGAGGTAAGTAAAGTGCCGTCTTCCGAAAGTTCTTCCAAAAGCACGGAATTCCCTTCCTCGCCGCTGAACGGCCGATCGGTCGTCAATAATTGCGGATGCGCTTTCCATAATAAAACCGTGAAAATAGTGCCGCTCCCTGAAATTGATTCATAGTGAATGGTTCCAAAATGGCTTTCAACGAAGGTTTTGGTCAAATACAAACCGATACCGAAGCCGCCTTTGGAAGGAAACCGGCCATCCTGAAACTGGTGAAATACAGAAAAAATGCTATCGCCTGCATTTGCCGGAATGCCAGGACCCGAGTCACTGACGGTGATCTGCACTTGTTCACCCATTTCAGTGATTTCCAGTTTCACATTTCCATTTTTTGGCGCGTATTTGACTGCATTTGAAACAAGGTTAAACAGCGCAATTTCTATTTTTTCCCGGTCTGCGATCAATTCCAGATCCTCGTTCGGGCTCACAAACTGATAGTTAATGTGCTTTTGCTCAGCCTGATGCGTAAAACAATGAAAAACTTCAAGCGCCAATTTTGTAATGTTCTGAACGGCCGGGTTCAGCTTGTCCGCTTCCCTGTCCGCTTTTCTGAAAAGCAGCAGCTGATCCACCATACTTAGCAGCCGTTTTGCATTGCGATACACAATGTTAAGGCTATTCTGATCGGGGTGGCGGTTCTCGGCTTTGAGTAATAATTCTTTTACGGGGTTGATAATCAGGGTTAACGGTGTGCGGAATTCATGCGAAATGTGTGTAAAGAAAGCCAGTTTCTTCTCGTTCAGTTCTTTCTCTTTCTGGGTCTCAAAGTGCGCCATCTGCACTTCATATTTCAACCGCGCCTGCCGGATCTTATATTGCTGGTAATAGTAGATAATCAAGCCTGCAACAGCCATATAGAGCAAATATGCCCACCAACTCTGATACCAGGGCGGCAAAACCCGCACATGCAGGCTAGCCACATTCTCAAACCAAATGCCATCCTGATTGGCAGATTTCACTTTAAAATAATAATCGCCCGGCGGCAGATAACGGTAAGTCGCCGACCGCTCGTTTTGAACGTAGTTCCAATCCATATCCAACCCTTCCAGCTTGTAAGCGAAGCGGTTACGGTCGGGATATGCATAGTTTAATGCAGTATATTGAATGGCAAAAACAGATTGACTGGGCTGCAAAATGATCTCCTTCTGATCAGCAATCTGCTTTTCAAGGATGATTTTGCCATCTTTTTTGGCACCCACTGCTACATTTTGCCCGAACAGTTGCAGACCGGTGATCATTACTTTGGGTTCGTAGGCCGAAGGCTTGATGTCAGCCGGAGAAAAGAGGTTCCAGCCTTCGGTTCCGCCAAAAATCATCGCTTTTTTACGCTCTATATAAAGCGCCGAATTGGGATTGAACTGCCCGCCCTGCAATCCATTGCTCTGGTCGTAATGATCGATCTGCATGTTGGAAAGATTAATCCTGGACAAACCTTTGTTTGTGCTAAACCAAATATTATCAACGCTTTCTGCCTGAATCGCGTAAATGACATCATTCGCGAGACCATTCTTTTCAGTGAAATGCCGTGTTGTGCCGTTTTTCGTGTCAAAGATCAAAAGCCCGTTTCCCTCCGAGCCGATCCACAACCTGTCTTTTGCGTCATAAAGCAGTGAAAATATGATGCGGTTCGACAAGTAACCCGCTTTGCCCGGCTCATTGAAAAACGACTTGAACTGCATCGTGCTAACATTCAGATAATTCAGCCCGCCGCCATAAGTGCCGATCCAGAGATTTCCCTTTCCATCCTCTTCTATCGCCCGCACATCGTTGGAATTGATGCTGCTGTTTGTGGTCACAAAATTCTGGAATGTGCCTTTTTTACGATCGAAAAGAGCCAGTCCACCCCCATTGGTCCCGACCCACAGATTGCGTTTCCGGTCTTCATAAATAACCCGAACATCGTTTTTGCTAAGGCTCGCCGGGTTTCCGGGGATATTGGCAAATTGTTTAAAGGAGTCTTTCGCGGGATCATATTGGAAAAGGCCGCCGGAATAGGTGCCAAACCATAAATTGTCATCCCTGCCGCGGTGTGCCGCGATGACCGCCCCGTCCGAAAGCCCGCCCGGCGCATTGCTAACCGCATAATGCTTCACTGTTTCACCCGAACTTTTGGTTTTGTAAATGCCGTCCCCGTCCGTTCCCAGCCACAGAAATCCATCCTTATCCATGCACATGCCGTAAAAACGCAGGTAACTTTCGGCCCTCGAATCCTGGATTTTCTTCTCAAAACTTCTGAATTTCTCGGGAATACTGCTGATCAGGTAAACGCCCTCGCCGTAAGTTCCGAGCCAGATATTGCGGTCGGCATCCATGTAAATAGACTGGACCGAACGCTGTGTAATGCCTTCGTTTTTTGAATTATTGACCTTCTCAAAAGCATAAGCTTCCGGCTTCCGATCCGTCAGTTGCGTGAGGTCCAGGCTGTAAAGTCCGCCGTCCTGCACGCCTACGAGCAGTTGCCCGCGATGGTTTTCCAGTAGTGAAAGATATATATCGCTTCGGTGGTTTCCGGGCAAATGTAAATTGTAGAACCTGGACTCATTTCGTTTGAATAAAATCAAACCCCTGGCCGACGCAATCCAGACATTACCTAAATGATCCTCATAAATGCTGTTGATTCGCGTGGAAGGGACATTATGCAAGTCCAGGCTGGCTTTGGCAAGCTTCCTGTTTTTATCCACCTTAAAAACATCAATCCCCGATTCCCGTGTCCCCAGCCATAGCAGGCCTTTGGAATCTTCAAATGCATTAAGGATCGAATTGGTGTTGAGATTTTTGAGGTTTTGCTGATTGTAATAGGTAAATTTCTGAGCCTTTTTATTGAAAAGAGCAAATCCGGCGCCGTTTAATGAGATCCAGAGGTTGCCATCCCGCGCCTGGGAAATGTCGCTTACATCTGTGCCCGCGCTGCCTTTGTCCGGCATTGGCGTGTGGCGTTTGAAAATCTCTTTTTCGGATATAAACTCGTTCAGGCCGTTGCGGGAACTGGTCCAAATAGTACCGTCCTGATCGCGGAACACCGATTTGACGTAATTGCCAGAAAGACTTTGCTTGTTATTGGGGCTGTTTTTAAAGACTTTAAAAGAAGTGCCGTCGAACCGGTTGAGACCGTCGCCGGTTGCAAACCACATCAGCCCTTGTTTATCCTGAACAATGCTGTTTACAATGCCGAAAGACAGACCTTCTTTTAAGGAATACCGCAGCACCCTTCCACTCTCAGCAGCTAAAACCGGGAACATGCCCAGGCAGGATAAACCCAGGCCAATTAATGTTTTCAGGAACGTTCCCTTCATTTTTAAGTCACTCGCAGTTTACTTCAACCAACCCGCCTCTTTTGCCAAAAATAGCAATTCAATAACTACGATAATGCCGGTCACAGCGAAAACTGCATATTTGATCTTGTCCCTTTGGCTGATCGGCGCTTTCGGCTGCTCGACTTTTTTTTCAACCACCACTTTTTCAACAGGTTTCCTCATCAGCGGTGCATCCGCCCCGAGTTTCGCCTTATGAAGCTCAAACAATTCCCTGCGCTTTTCCTCTAGATTTGAACTCATAAACCAAAATGTTTTTTAACCTAACAAATGGATTGTCAATGTTTTGTAAAAAACGTAAACATTTATAATTAATTGAAAAAAAATGTGGGTTATTTCTCGTTAAAAAGCATTATTAGTGGCTAAATGAAGCCTCTGTTTCAAGTACATCGGCTAGCTGATCAATTAGTTCGTTTGCCTCGTAGTAGTACTGCTGCTCATTTAGGATGCCTTGATTGTAGCGCACCAGCAAATTATCCAGATCGGCTTTGATCTGTCTGCGCTGGCGTTTTTCCGGCAAGCGCGGAGGGATTCGGTGCACCACGCGTTTGCGTTTCGGTCTGAAAAGATCGACAATATGGCTTAGTAAGAAGAAGCTGACGCCCACGATCAGCACACCCAAAAGGTCCAGGAGTATCATCGCATAGCAATTACGCGCCTTGTCAGGCTATCCGTATCTATTAGATTAACAATTTACAGTTAATGATGCGATATCTCAACCATTTGGCGTCAAAGAAGATAAAAAATATAAAATTTATTTTCACTTCGCCTGGTTAACGGCCTTGCTTTTTTCTGTTGTGATCAAATGAACATTTTTGAATTGAATGTTATCACCGTCCGTCAGTTCCATGCCTGATTCGGCGGTAATGACCATATTTTCTATCACAATGTTCCTGATCGGCATTTCGGCAAGCCCCCGGATGAACACGCCCTTGGCGGCGCCATTGCAGACAATGTTTTCAAAATGCATATCCCGGAAAACTGGCGTCCCCTCGTTCACCACTTCCCGCATATCGCGTGCGCCGTCCGTTGCAAACTTTACGAAATAGAATAAATCAAAAAATATCGCTTCCTGAGCGATGTCTTTCATGTAAATGTCCTTTGCATAGATCTTTTCCACAACACCTCCGCGTCCGCGCACGGATTTGAAGCGCAGGCCTTTGTCGGTGCCCATGAATGTGCAGTTTTGGACAAAAATATTTCTTGCGCCCCCGCTCATTTCGCTGCCTACCACAAAGCCGCCGTGCCCGTTGTAAACAATGTTATTCCTGATCAGGCCATTTTCTGTGGGCATGCCGCGTTTCCTGCCTTCTTCGTCTTTGCCCGATTTGATACAAATGGCGTCGTCACCCACGTCCAGCGTGCAGCCTTCGATCAGGAAATTTTTGCAGGATTCGATATCCATTCCGTCGCCATTATGCGCGTATTCCGGGTTTTTTACACGCACATTGCGGATGGTCAGGTCCTGGCACATGAGCGGGTGGATGCACCAGGCCGCTGAGTTCTGAAATGTCACA
Coding sequences:
- a CDS encoding two-component regulator propeller domain-containing protein, with translation MKGTFLKTLIGLGLSCLGMFPVLAAESGRVLRYSLKEGLSFGIVNSIVQDKQGLMWFATGDGLNRFDGTSFKVFKNSPNNKQSLSGNYVKSVFRDQDGTIWTSSRNGLNEFISEKEIFKRHTPMPDKGSAGTDVSDISQARDGNLWISLNGAGFALFNKKAQKFTYYNQQNLKNLNTNSILNAFEDSKGLLWLGTRESGIDVFKVDKNRKLAKASLDLHNVPSTRINSIYEDHLGNVWIASARGLILFKRNESRFYNLHLPGNHRSDIYLSLLENHRGQLLVGVQDGGLYSLDLTQLTDRKPEAYAFEKVNNSKNEGITQRSVQSIYMDADRNIWLGTYGEGVYLISSIPEKFRSFEKKIQDSRAESYLRFYGMCMDKDGFLWLGTDGDGIYKTKSSGETVKHYAVSNAPGGLSDGAVIAAHRGRDDNLWFGTYSGGLFQYDPAKDSFKQFANIPGNPASLSKNDVRVIYEDRKRNLWVGTNGGGLALFDRKKGTFQNFVTTNSSINSNDVRAIEEDGKGNLWIGTYGGGLNYLNVSTMQFKSFFNEPGKAGYLSNRIIFSLLYDAKDRLWIGSEGNGLLIFDTKNGTTRHFTEKNGLANDVIYAIQAESVDNIWFSTNKGLSRINLSNMQIDHYDQSNGLQGGQFNPNSALYIERKKAMIFGGTEGWNLFSPADIKPSAYEPKVMITGLQLFGQNVAVGAKKDGKIILEKQIADQKEIILQPSQSVFAIQYTALNYAYPDRNRFAYKLEGLDMDWNYVQNERSATYRYLPPGDYYFKVKSANQDGIWFENVASLHVRVLPPWYQSWWAYLLYMAVAGLIIYYYQQYKIRQARLKYEVQMAHFETQKEKELNEKKLAFFTHISHEFRTPLTLIINPVKELLLKAENRHPDQNSLNIVYRNAKRLLSMVDQLLLFRKADREADKLNPAVQNITKLALEVFHCFTHQAEQKHINYQFVSPNEDLELIADREKIEIALFNLVSNAVKYAPKNGNVKLEITEMGEQVQITVSDSGPGIPANAGDSIFSVFHQFQDGRFPSKGGFGIGLYLTKTFVESHFGTIHYESISGSGTIFTVLLWKAHPQLLTTDRPFSGEEGNSVLLEELSEDGTLLTSSAISKHQMVVEELSSDIKTMLIVEDDADIRQYIGQAFTGKFKLLQAENGEDGIALVRKHLPDIVISDVFMDGISGIEMCGQIKRDLTLSHIPVIC
- a CDS encoding glycoside hydrolase family 28 protein, translated to MTFKKHFLPIAFLALCSLEAAAQTGENYSWTNLPKAQQPVFKRDTVRITAYGALPDGHTLNTAAIHKAIDAVSKRGGGVVMVPAGLWMTGPIVMKSNINLHLSENATLLFTPDKTQYALTEGFYEGKSAARNQSPISGINLENVAVTGKGIVDGNGDVWRAVHKSQLTEGQWKEKIASGGVLKDDGKTWYPSEQFKKASTENKSMLLTPGKTPMDFADMKDFLRPNLVVFNNCKKVLLEGVTFQNSAAWCIHPLMCQDLTIRNVRVKNPEYAHNGDGMDIESCKNFLIEGCTLDVGDDAICIKSGKDEEGRKRGMPTENGLIRNNIVYNGHGGFVVGSEMSGGARNIFVQNCTFMGTDKGLRFKSVRGRGGVVEKIYAKDIYMKDIAQEAIFFDLFYFVKFATDGARDMREVVNEGTPVFRDMHFENIVCNGAAKGVFIRGLAEMPIRNIVIENMVITAESGMELTDGDNIQFKNVHLITTEKSKAVNQAK